One genomic region from Streptomyces sp. NBC_01431 encodes:
- a CDS encoding cupin domain-containing protein, with protein MNEVSVVGPDGGETIQLGRVQLRILEDGSTTGHRLGIGEIVLAPHTQGPPQHRHAQHDEGFYVVSGTVHFTVGETTYVGTPGTLAMIPPGAPHTFANLGDEPAVMVNTFTPDLYVQYFRDLRDMIAGGRELTPEASIEVMSRYATVPATDFG; from the coding sequence ATGAACGAGGTATCCGTGGTCGGCCCCGACGGCGGCGAGACCATCCAGCTGGGCCGGGTCCAACTCCGCATCCTCGAAGACGGAAGCACCACCGGGCACCGCCTCGGCATCGGTGAGATCGTCCTGGCCCCGCACACCCAGGGCCCGCCGCAGCACCGGCACGCCCAGCACGACGAAGGGTTCTACGTCGTCTCGGGCACCGTGCACTTCACCGTCGGCGAGACCACGTACGTCGGCACACCGGGCACCCTCGCCATGATCCCGCCGGGCGCCCCGCACACGTTCGCCAACCTCGGCGACGAACCGGCCGTGATGGTCAACACCTTCACGCCCGACCTGTACGTGCAGTACTTCCGGGACCTGCGGGACATGATCGCCGGCGGCCGGGAGCTGACCCCCGAGGCGAGCATCGAAGTAATGAGCCGTTACGCGACCGTTCCCGCCACCGACTTCGGCTGA
- a CDS encoding TetR/AcrR family transcriptional regulator — MATARIDTGRCDQKKRTRTAIVNAARTLIGTGADVTMPAIARAAAVSDATAYRYFPDLASLLSEALVGTWPAPADALKPVADSDDPAERVGFACEFLLRGVLARQGAVRAMIAATITRPRTATARPGFRFGLIDHALAPFGDSLAAAAPDVFAQLKRDLAVAISAEALFSLMDLCGLDAEEAVASATRTATTLTEAAVRAAAAR, encoded by the coding sequence ATGGCTACGGCGCGGATCGACACGGGGCGGTGCGACCAGAAGAAGCGCACCCGGACGGCGATCGTCAACGCCGCCCGCACCTTGATCGGCACCGGCGCCGATGTCACCATGCCGGCGATCGCCCGCGCGGCAGCGGTGTCGGACGCCACCGCCTACCGGTACTTTCCCGATCTCGCCTCGCTGCTCAGCGAAGCGCTGGTCGGCACCTGGCCCGCTCCCGCCGACGCGCTCAAGCCCGTCGCCGACTCGGACGACCCGGCCGAACGCGTCGGCTTCGCCTGCGAGTTCCTGCTCCGCGGCGTGCTCGCCCGGCAGGGCGCCGTACGCGCGATGATCGCGGCCACCATCACCCGGCCCCGTACGGCGACCGCGCGGCCCGGCTTCCGCTTCGGGCTCATCGACCACGCGCTCGCGCCCTTCGGGGACTCGCTCGCCGCCGCGGCCCCCGACGTGTTCGCCCAGCTCAAGAGGGATCTGGCGGTGGCCATCAGCGCGGAGGCCCTGTTCAGCCTCATGGACCTGTGCGGACTCGACGCCGAGGAGGCCGTGGCCAGCGCGACCCGGACCGCGACCACGCTGACCGAGGCCGCGGTCCGGGCGGCAGCCGCGCGCTGA
- a CDS encoding TOBE domain-containing protein, producing the protein MSLSIRNQIAGTVRSVNPGEVMATVKVRLAGGQDITAAITLEAVKELGLAEGSAVKALVKSTEVSLATGPVEGLSIRNQIAGVVADVAAGGAMAAVKVAVDGGELTAAITKDAVADLSLTAGSPVVALIKSTEISLSV; encoded by the coding sequence ATGAGCCTGAGCATCCGCAACCAGATCGCCGGTACGGTCCGCTCCGTGAATCCGGGTGAAGTCATGGCGACCGTCAAGGTCCGCCTCGCCGGTGGCCAGGACATCACCGCCGCGATCACCCTGGAGGCCGTCAAGGAACTCGGTCTCGCCGAGGGCTCCGCGGTCAAGGCCCTCGTGAAATCCACCGAGGTGTCGCTGGCGACCGGTCCGGTCGAGGGCCTGTCCATTCGCAACCAGATCGCGGGCGTCGTCGCCGATGTCGCCGCGGGCGGCGCCATGGCGGCGGTCAAGGTCGCCGTCGACGGTGGCGAGCTCACCGCCGCCATCACCAAGGACGCCGTCGCCGACCTCAGTCTCACGGCCGGTTCACCCGTTGTCGCGCTGATCAAGTCGACCGAGATCTCCCTCTCCGTCTGA
- a CDS encoding TetR/AcrR family transcriptional regulator gives MAESEARTPRERYRAQVREEIKKHAWEQIATAGASAISLNAIAKQIGVSGPALYRYFAGRDELITELIRDAYRSLADTFRTRAAAGTDLAGLAYALRQWALDDPQRYFLVFGTPVPGYRAPEDTTRIASEIMAVILDACAAEQPPATPLPLDTHLAGHRSWAGEHQAPPSALSRALTFWTRLHGALSLELAGHFTGMGFDAAELYAAETGSLSNG, from the coding sequence GTGGCCGAATCGGAAGCAAGGACTCCCCGGGAGCGATATCGCGCCCAAGTGCGGGAGGAGATCAAGAAGCACGCCTGGGAGCAGATCGCCACCGCCGGGGCCTCGGCCATCTCCCTCAACGCCATCGCCAAGCAGATCGGCGTGAGCGGGCCCGCCCTCTACCGGTACTTCGCAGGCCGGGACGAACTGATCACCGAGCTGATCCGGGACGCCTACCGCAGCCTCGCCGACACCTTCCGTACCCGCGCCGCGGCAGGCACGGACCTCGCCGGGCTCGCGTACGCCCTGCGCCAGTGGGCCCTGGACGATCCCCAGCGGTACTTCCTCGTCTTCGGCACCCCCGTGCCCGGCTACCGGGCTCCCGAGGACACCACCCGGATCGCCTCCGAGATCATGGCCGTCATCCTCGACGCCTGCGCAGCCGAGCAGCCGCCCGCCACCCCACTACCCCTCGACACGCATCTGGCCGGCCACCGGTCCTGGGCGGGTGAGCACCAGGCCCCGCCCTCCGCACTCAGCCGCGCCCTCACCTTCTGGACCCGCCTCCACGGCGCGCTGTCACTCGAACTCGCGGGCCATTTCACCGGGATGGGATTCGACGCCGCGGAGCTCTACGCCGCCGAGACCGGCTCGCTCAGCAACGGCTGA
- a CDS encoding PP2C family protein-serine/threonine phosphatase — translation MKQPGIDYEAVFQALPGSVALLTTDLVFADANEDFLRMAGRTREQVVGHYLFDVFPDNPGDPAATGMRNLQASLMRVVAGGERDTMALQRYDVERPDRTGRWEKRYWSPVNAPVFGPDGEVALLLHRVEEVTELLRARDRSNGGDRARVLEAELYTRARELQEVNERLRRAHAREREVALILQAAMLPEPVALAHHRAAVRYRPAVGTLNVCGDWYDLAELPGDRIAVAVGDVVGHGLRAAGVMGQLRSALSAAVRVADGPATALEALGLYSRDVEGAESSTAVQAVIDCPNRTLTYSSAGHPPPALLHADGTVEFLDQATDPPLGAHPEHTRRPEAETAFAEGSTLVLYTDGLIERRGEDIDAGLQRLADCLTRHCSADAETLADALLAEMIPSAGSTDDTALVIFRL, via the coding sequence GTGAAGCAACCCGGGATCGACTACGAGGCGGTGTTCCAGGCCCTGCCGGGCTCGGTGGCCCTGCTCACCACCGACCTCGTGTTCGCGGATGCCAACGAGGACTTCCTGCGGATGGCGGGGCGCACCCGCGAGCAGGTGGTGGGCCACTACCTGTTCGACGTCTTCCCGGACAACCCCGGCGACCCCGCTGCCACCGGCATGCGCAACCTTCAGGCATCCCTCATGCGTGTGGTGGCCGGCGGCGAGCGCGACACCATGGCGTTGCAGCGCTACGACGTCGAGCGCCCGGACCGGACCGGCAGGTGGGAGAAGCGGTACTGGAGCCCGGTCAACGCCCCGGTGTTCGGCCCGGACGGGGAGGTGGCGCTGCTGCTGCACCGGGTGGAGGAGGTCACCGAACTGCTCCGCGCCCGCGACCGCAGCAATGGCGGGGACCGGGCCAGGGTGCTGGAGGCCGAGCTGTACACACGTGCTCGCGAACTACAGGAAGTCAACGAACGGTTGCGCCGGGCTCATGCGCGTGAACGCGAGGTGGCACTGATCCTCCAGGCCGCGATGCTGCCCGAGCCCGTGGCGCTGGCCCATCACCGGGCAGCCGTGCGCTACCGCCCCGCCGTCGGCACCCTCAACGTGTGCGGCGACTGGTACGACCTGGCCGAGCTGCCGGGCGACCGCATCGCGGTCGCTGTCGGCGACGTCGTCGGCCACGGCCTGCGCGCGGCCGGTGTCATGGGACAGCTCCGCAGCGCGCTGAGCGCGGCCGTACGGGTGGCCGACGGCCCCGCGACCGCCCTCGAAGCACTCGGCCTGTACTCCCGCGACGTGGAGGGCGCCGAGTCCAGCACCGCGGTCCAGGCCGTCATCGACTGCCCCAACCGCACCCTCACCTACAGCAGCGCGGGCCACCCCCCGCCCGCGCTGCTCCATGCCGACGGCACGGTCGAGTTCCTCGACCAGGCCACCGACCCGCCGCTGGGCGCCCACCCCGAACACACACGCCGACCCGAGGCCGAAACCGCCTTCGCCGAAGGCTCCACTCTCGTCCTCTACACCGACGGACTCATCGAACGCCGCGGCGAGGACATCGACGCGGGCCTTCAGCGGCTCGCCGACTGCCTCACCCGCCACTGTTCGGCCGACGCCGAAACCCTCGCCGACGCCCTGCTGGCGGAAATGATCCCGTCGGCAGGCAGCACCGACGACACCGCACTGGTCATCTTCCGCCTGTGA
- a CDS encoding SDR family NAD(P)-dependent oxidoreductase, with the protein MSNRQALVIGASRGLGLVLADELARRGWRVIATARQDDAELRANADAWKGRLTVESLEMTSADQLAALRERLEGSRLDLLFVNAAIDRGDLPIDKVPTDMFTEVMITNALSPLRALEALRGLVAPGGTVAVMSSEQGSISRNTEDGYELYKASKAALNQLMRSYATRYGDDGQTKLLIDPGHNRTRLGGPDGPLTPQESIPAVVDVLEAQTGAHGLRFLDRHGETVPW; encoded by the coding sequence ATGTCCAACCGCCAAGCCCTCGTGATCGGAGCCTCGCGAGGGTTAGGACTCGTCCTCGCCGACGAGCTCGCCCGACGCGGCTGGCGCGTCATCGCCACGGCGCGACAGGACGACGCCGAGTTGCGGGCGAACGCCGATGCCTGGAAGGGACGGCTGACGGTCGAGTCGCTGGAGATGACGAGCGCCGACCAACTGGCCGCTCTGCGCGAGCGCCTGGAAGGCTCTCGACTCGATCTGCTCTTCGTCAACGCCGCGATCGACCGGGGCGATCTGCCGATCGACAAGGTCCCGACCGACATGTTCACCGAGGTGATGATCACCAACGCATTGAGCCCGCTGCGCGCCCTGGAGGCCCTGCGCGGACTCGTCGCGCCGGGCGGAACCGTCGCGGTCATGTCCTCCGAACAGGGCAGCATCTCGCGCAACACCGAGGACGGGTACGAGCTCTACAAGGCCAGCAAGGCCGCGCTCAACCAGCTGATGCGCAGCTACGCCACCCGCTACGGCGACGACGGACAGACCAAGCTGCTCATCGACCCCGGCCACAACCGAACGCGGCTCGGCGGACCCGACGGGCCACTCACCCCCCAGGAGAGCATCCCGGCCGTCGTCGACGTCCTCGAAGCGCAGACCGGCGCCCATGGACTGCGGTTCCTCGACCGCCACGGTGAGACCGTCCCCTGGTAG
- a CDS encoding TetR/AcrR family transcriptional regulator, with the protein MPATSSQPRRPRSGSRRDEAARLAVLHAADDLLVEHGFGALTVEAIARRAGVAKQTIYRWWPSKVEILLDTLIEDSDKRLPVPENPTAQSISGYLRGFARFLSRDPAGKVLLALIAEAQHHPGTAKSFHERYLGPRRAQERAMLARAIDAGEISPSLGPDATMDALVGPIVYRALMGASMPRGLVDTLVEDLLRPRSR; encoded by the coding sequence ATGCCCGCCACCAGCTCTCAGCCCCGCAGGCCCCGCTCCGGCAGCCGACGCGACGAGGCCGCACGTCTGGCGGTCCTGCATGCCGCGGACGATCTGCTCGTCGAGCACGGCTTCGGCGCGCTGACCGTCGAGGCGATCGCGCGCCGCGCCGGTGTCGCGAAGCAGACGATCTACCGCTGGTGGCCCTCGAAGGTCGAGATCCTCCTCGACACACTCATCGAGGACAGCGACAAACGCCTTCCCGTCCCGGAGAACCCCACGGCCCAGAGCATCAGCGGCTACCTGCGCGGCTTCGCCCGGTTCCTCAGCCGCGACCCGGCCGGCAAGGTCCTGCTCGCGCTCATCGCCGAGGCACAGCACCACCCCGGCACGGCCAAGAGCTTTCACGAGCGCTACCTCGGCCCACGCCGCGCCCAGGAACGCGCGATGCTCGCGCGCGCGATCGACGCCGGGGAGATCTCGCCCTCGCTCGGCCCCGACGCCACGATGGACGCTCTGGTCGGCCCGATCGTCTATCGCGCCCTGATGGGGGCGAGCATGCCCCGCGGTCTGGTGGACACCCTGGTCGAGGACCTGCTCAGGCCCCGCTCACGCTGA
- a CDS encoding adenosine kinase translates to MAGDTDVLVLGGAGVDTIVHVPQLPLPYADSYLIRPGIETRAGQTGDFVALGVSALGLRTHHIDMIGDDHEGDLVRALHRDRGIALTEVPQPVGTKRAVNLVGPDGRRLSLYDDSRAREADRLPEDAVLALAARSRHAHVSITHPCAFALPALRSAAVTISTDLHDWDGRNPYHEPFARAADVVFVSTAALADPERTMRRIAERGRARVVVATAGAEGAYLLADDEVTHVPAVPPPAPVVDSNGAGDAFASGFLFGQLTGEPPLRCALYGAVAGAYACTVASTRTDPIGRDALLARVAELESGMPAHR, encoded by the coding sequence ATGGCCGGCGACACCGATGTCCTGGTGCTGGGAGGCGCCGGCGTCGACACGATCGTCCACGTGCCCCAACTGCCGCTTCCGTACGCCGACAGCTATCTGATCCGGCCCGGGATCGAGACGCGCGCGGGGCAGACCGGGGACTTCGTCGCGCTCGGTGTGAGCGCGCTTGGCCTGCGCACCCATCACATCGACATGATCGGTGACGATCACGAGGGCGACCTGGTCCGCGCGCTGCACCGGGACCGTGGCATCGCGCTGACCGAGGTGCCGCAGCCCGTCGGCACCAAGCGGGCGGTCAATCTCGTCGGACCCGACGGGCGGCGGCTTTCGCTGTACGACGACAGCCGCGCGCGGGAGGCGGACCGGCTGCCCGAGGACGCGGTCCTGGCCCTGGCAGCGCGCAGCCGTCATGCCCACGTCTCCATCACCCACCCGTGCGCGTTCGCCCTGCCCGCACTGCGCAGCGCCGCGGTGACGATTTCGACGGACCTGCACGACTGGGACGGCCGCAATCCCTACCACGAGCCGTTCGCCCGTGCGGCGGACGTCGTCTTCGTCTCCACCGCGGCCCTCGCCGACCCGGAGCGGACCATGCGCCGGATCGCCGAGCGGGGCCGGGCCCGGGTGGTGGTGGCCACGGCGGGGGCCGAAGGCGCGTATCTGCTGGCCGACGACGAGGTGACCCACGTGCCCGCCGTGCCGCCGCCCGCGCCGGTGGTGGACTCCAACGGCGCGGGCGACGCCTTCGCTTCCGGCTTCCTCTTCGGGCAACTGACCGGAGAGCCCCCGCTGCGGTGCGCGCTCTACGGTGCGGTCGCCGGGGCGTACGCCTGCACGGTGGCATCGACGCGGACCGACCCCATCGGTCGCGACGCGCTCCTCGCGCGGGTGGCGGAGCTGGAGTCCGGGATGCCCGCGCACCGCTGA
- a CDS encoding ROK family protein, translating into MKSNFTPQESKAGNDSVRRHNLSLVLRAVHDAGEATRAAVAARVGLTRPAVSSLVEQLLESGFLTESGKTFSGQAGRPGTVLTPARTGAAGLGVEVNIDYVAVCVVDLAGTARVRLTEHVDNRGARPADVLARAAAIASRALGSAHEQGLRPVGGTLALPGLVSDGTVRQAPNLGWSGVSAQELFAEALAELRPAGPALPVRSENEANLAALAELWFGGLGRVRSFLYVSGEIGVGGAVVIGGELLRGAHGFAGEIGHTVIDPAGPPCRCGARGCLEQYAGQGALLRAAGIDESSGAHGIAQLALKAERGDGPAVSAIERAGLMLGRGLSGAVNLLDPDAVVLGGIYPELMPWLAPAADRVLAGRAVSGLWSPDSGRLRASSLAGDAARGAAALVVRDVLADPAAWTEPADGR; encoded by the coding sequence ATGAAGAGCAACTTCACCCCGCAGGAGAGCAAGGCCGGCAACGACTCCGTGCGGCGGCACAATCTGAGCCTGGTGCTGCGTGCCGTCCACGACGCGGGTGAGGCCACGCGGGCCGCGGTGGCGGCGCGGGTCGGGCTGACCCGACCGGCCGTCTCCTCCCTGGTGGAGCAGTTGCTGGAGAGCGGATTCCTCACCGAGTCCGGCAAGACGTTCAGCGGTCAGGCCGGGCGGCCCGGCACGGTCCTCACCCCCGCCCGCACGGGCGCCGCCGGCCTCGGCGTCGAGGTCAACATCGACTATGTGGCCGTCTGCGTGGTGGACCTGGCCGGGACGGCCCGGGTGCGGCTGACCGAGCACGTCGACAACCGGGGGGCGCGGCCCGCCGACGTGCTGGCACGAGCGGCGGCCATCGCATCGCGCGCACTGGGCTCGGCGCACGAGCAGGGGCTGCGGCCGGTGGGTGGGACGCTCGCCCTGCCCGGCCTGGTCAGTGACGGCACGGTCCGCCAGGCACCCAACCTCGGGTGGAGCGGGGTGTCGGCGCAAGAGCTGTTCGCCGAGGCGCTGGCCGAGCTGCGCCCCGCCGGCCCCGCGCTGCCGGTGCGCTCGGAGAACGAGGCCAATCTGGCGGCGCTGGCCGAGCTGTGGTTCGGCGGTCTGGGACGGGTCCGCAGTTTCCTCTACGTCTCCGGCGAGATCGGTGTCGGCGGCGCGGTGGTCATCGGGGGTGAACTGCTGCGCGGGGCACACGGCTTCGCGGGGGAGATCGGCCACACGGTGATCGATCCGGCGGGCCCCCCGTGCCGGTGCGGTGCGCGCGGCTGTCTGGAGCAGTACGCGGGCCAGGGTGCACTGCTGCGCGCCGCCGGAATCGACGAGAGCTCCGGTGCGCACGGCATCGCGCAGCTCGCGCTGAAGGCGGAGCGGGGCGACGGGCCTGCGGTGTCCGCCATCGAGCGGGCGGGCCTGATGCTGGGGCGCGGGCTGTCTGGAGCAGTGAACCTACTGGACCCGGACGCGGTCGTACTGGGCGGAATCTACCCGGAGTTGATGCCCTGGCTGGCGCCGGCGGCCGACCGGGTGCTGGCGGGCCGGGCGGTGTCCGGGCTGTGGTCGCCCGACAGCGGGCGGCTGCGCGCCTCCTCCCTGGCGGGGGACGCGGCACGTGGTGCGGCCGCCCTGGTCGTACGAGACGTGCTGGCCGATCCGGCGGCGTGGACGGAGCCCGCGGACGGCCGCTGA
- the xylA gene encoding xylose isomerase, with amino-acid sequence MTERFTPTPEDKFSFGLWTVGWQGRDPFGDATRPALDPVESVRRLAELGAYGVTFHDDDLIPFGASDTERESHVKRFRQALDATGLVVPMATTNLFTHPVFKDGAFTANDRDIRRYALRKTLRNIDLAVELGAHTYVAWGGREGAESGAAKDVRVALDRMKEAFDLLGEYVTEQGYDLRFAVEPKPNEPRGDILLPTIGHALAFIERLERPELVGVNPETGHEQMAGLNFTHGIAQALWAGKLFHIDLNGQSGIKYDQDLRFGSGNLRDAFWLVDLLESAGYEGPRHFDFKPPRTEDIDGVWASAAGNMRNYLVLKARSAAFRADPEVREALRAARLHDLARPTAEDGLAGLLADRSAFEDFDVEAAGERGMAFEHLDQLAMDHLLGAR; translated from the coding sequence ATGACGGAACGCTTCACTCCGACTCCCGAGGACAAGTTCTCCTTCGGGCTGTGGACAGTGGGCTGGCAGGGCCGCGACCCGTTCGGCGACGCGACCCGTCCCGCCCTGGACCCGGTCGAGTCGGTCCGGCGCCTGGCCGAGCTCGGCGCGTACGGTGTGACCTTCCACGACGACGACCTGATCCCCTTCGGCGCATCGGACACCGAGCGGGAATCCCACGTCAAACGCTTCCGGCAGGCGCTCGACGCCACCGGCCTCGTCGTGCCGATGGCCACCACCAACCTCTTCACCCACCCCGTCTTCAAGGACGGCGCGTTCACCGCCAACGACCGCGACATCCGCCGCTACGCGCTGCGCAAGACGCTGCGCAACATCGACCTCGCCGTCGAGCTGGGGGCGCACACCTACGTTGCCTGGGGCGGCCGAGAGGGAGCCGAATCCGGTGCGGCCAAGGACGTACGCGTCGCCCTGGACCGGATGAAGGAGGCCTTCGACCTGCTCGGCGAGTACGTCACGGAACAGGGCTACGACCTGCGCTTCGCCGTTGAACCCAAGCCCAACGAGCCGCGAGGCGACATCCTGCTCCCCACCATCGGTCACGCCCTCGCCTTCATCGAGCGTCTGGAACGCCCCGAACTGGTCGGCGTCAACCCCGAGACCGGGCACGAGCAGATGGCCGGACTCAACTTCACGCACGGCATCGCCCAGGCGCTGTGGGCGGGCAAGCTCTTCCACATCGACCTCAACGGACAGTCCGGCATCAAGTACGACCAGGACCTGCGCTTCGGCTCCGGCAACCTGCGCGACGCCTTCTGGCTCGTCGACCTGCTCGAATCCGCCGGCTACGAGGGCCCCAGGCACTTCGACTTCAAGCCGCCGCGCACCGAGGACATCGACGGTGTGTGGGCCTCGGCAGCCGGGAACATGCGCAACTACCTTGTCCTGAAGGCTCGTTCGGCCGCCTTCAGGGCCGATCCCGAGGTGCGCGAGGCACTGCGCGCCGCCCGCCTGCACGACCTCGCCCGTCCCACCGCCGAGGACGGTCTCGCCGGACTGCTCGCCGACCGTTCCGCCTTCGAGGACTTCGACGTCGAGGCGGCGGGGGAGCGCGGCATGGCTTTCGAGCATCTCGACCAGCTCGCGATGGACCACCTGCTCGGTGCTCGCTGA
- the xylB gene encoding xylulokinase → MPRSQVVIGVDSSTQSTKALFADAATGRTLAVGRAAHRVQGSAGARESDPEQWWQALGEAVAAGLKESGAPASAVTGIAVAGQQHGLVALGRDRRPLRPALLWNDTRSAPQAAALTAALGGPHSWTDRTGSVPVAAVTAAKWQWLREHEPTTAAACTAVRLPHDFLTERLAGVAATDPGDASGTGWYSTADRAYDAEILQLLGLNAELLPTVAATGGARIGTLTPGAAEFLGLASGIAVAAGTGDNMSAAVGLGLGGAGLLDHPVLSLGTSGTVFAATRTRPTSPALSGFAAADGTHLPLACTLNCTLAVDRIAALLRLDRDDAEPGGDAVLLPYLDGERTPDLPAASGLLTGLRHATTPRQLLGAAYEGAVVTVLRALDEVLRACGLDPDAPGVAARPLRLIGGGAQGRTWVETVRRLSGRPLVIPAATELVAVGAAALAASAASGADPVAIAQDWDTGRDTELPPVERDVETWERVGSVLERAAPTLLDRS, encoded by the coding sequence ATGCCCCGCAGCCAGGTCGTCATCGGCGTGGACAGCTCCACCCAGTCCACCAAGGCCCTGTTCGCCGACGCCGCCACCGGCAGGACGCTCGCCGTCGGCCGGGCGGCGCATCGCGTCCAGGGCTCGGCGGGTGCTCGGGAGAGCGACCCGGAGCAGTGGTGGCAGGCGCTGGGCGAGGCCGTCGCCGCCGGCCTGAAGGAGTCCGGGGCGCCGGCGTCCGCGGTCACCGGCATCGCGGTCGCCGGGCAGCAGCACGGCCTGGTCGCCCTGGGCCGGGACCGGCGTCCGCTGCGTCCGGCGCTGCTGTGGAACGACACCCGCTCCGCCCCGCAGGCCGCCGCCCTCACCGCGGCGCTCGGCGGGCCGCACAGCTGGACCGACCGCACCGGTTCTGTCCCCGTCGCCGCGGTGACCGCCGCGAAGTGGCAGTGGCTGCGCGAGCACGAACCCACAACCGCCGCCGCCTGCACGGCGGTTCGCCTTCCCCACGATTTCCTCACCGAACGGCTCGCGGGCGTCGCCGCCACCGACCCGGGCGACGCATCCGGCACCGGCTGGTACTCCACGGCCGACCGGGCATACGACGCCGAGATCCTCCAACTCCTGGGATTGAACGCCGAGTTGCTCCCCACGGTCGCCGCCACCGGCGGCGCCCGCATCGGCACCCTCACCCCGGGCGCCGCCGAATTCCTCGGGCTTGCATCCGGGATCGCCGTGGCCGCCGGGACGGGCGACAACATGAGCGCGGCCGTGGGCCTCGGACTGGGCGGCGCCGGACTCCTCGACCATCCCGTCCTCAGCCTCGGCACCTCCGGCACGGTGTTCGCGGCGACCCGCACGCGCCCCACCAGCCCCGCTCTGAGCGGGTTCGCCGCCGCCGACGGCACCCACCTCCCACTCGCCTGCACCCTGAACTGCACCCTCGCCGTAGACCGGATCGCCGCGCTGCTCCGCCTGGACCGCGACGACGCCGAACCGGGCGGCGACGCCGTGCTCCTGCCCTACCTCGACGGCGAACGCACCCCCGATCTACCGGCCGCCTCCGGGCTGCTGACCGGCCTGCGCCACGCCACCACACCGCGGCAACTCCTCGGTGCCGCTTACGAGGGCGCCGTCGTCACCGTGCTGCGCGCCCTTGACGAGGTGCTGCGCGCCTGCGGCCTCGACCCCGACGCGCCCGGCGTCGCGGCCAGACCGCTGCGTCTCATCGGGGGCGGGGCCCAGGGGCGTACCTGGGTCGAGACGGTACGACGCCTGTCCGGTCGCCCGCTGGTGATTCCGGCCGCCACGGAGCTGGTCGCCGTGGGCGCGGCCGCGCTCGCCGCCTCGGCCGCCTCCGGCGCCGATCCGGTCGCGATCGCGCAGGACTGGGACACCGGCCGCGACACCGAACTACCGCCGGTGGAACGAGATGTGGAGACCTGGGAGCGCGTCGGGTCCGTACTCGAACGCGCCGCTCCCACGCTGCTCGACCGCTCCTGA
- a CDS encoding GntR family transcriptional regulator, translating to MAFNSLPVPIPSRTQFVLDAIRHAILTGALSPGQALVEVDLAARFGVSKTPVREALKTLAGTGLVVMSQYKGVTVRRVDADMAREVYDVRLLLEPEAVRRTIAQRAGLAAAEEALDRADRAKDAAERSLANREFHRALYLPCGNPLLTRMLDEVRDQAALVAAAAWAAQPSWQREAAEHRDILRRALDGDADGAARALHDHIGSFVRRAFPEQTAPDERGQA from the coding sequence ATGGCCTTCAACTCCCTCCCTGTCCCCATCCCCTCCCGCACCCAGTTCGTCCTCGACGCGATCCGGCACGCCATCCTCACCGGCGCGCTCAGCCCCGGCCAGGCCCTGGTCGAGGTGGACCTCGCGGCCCGGTTCGGCGTGTCGAAGACGCCCGTGCGCGAGGCGCTCAAGACGCTGGCCGGCACCGGCCTGGTGGTCATGAGTCAGTACAAGGGCGTCACCGTCCGCAGGGTCGACGCGGACATGGCCCGCGAGGTCTACGACGTCCGGCTACTGCTCGAACCGGAGGCGGTACGCCGCACGATCGCCCAGCGGGCCGGTCTCGCGGCCGCCGAGGAGGCCCTGGACCGCGCCGACCGCGCCAAGGACGCGGCCGAGCGGTCCCTGGCCAACCGGGAGTTCCACCGCGCGCTGTATCTGCCGTGCGGCAATCCCCTGCTCACCCGGATGCTCGACGAGGTGCGCGACCAGGCCGCCCTGGTCGCGGCCGCGGCCTGGGCCGCCCAGCCGTCGTGGCAGCGCGAGGCGGCCGAGCACCGCGACATCCTGCGCCGCGCGCTCGACGGGGACGCCGACGGCGCGGCCCGCGCCCTGCACGACCACATCGGTTCGTTCGTCCGACGAGCCTTCCCCGAACAGACCGCGCCCGACGAGAGGGGCCAGGCATGA